In one window of Drosophila innubila isolate TH190305 chromosome 2L unlocalized genomic scaffold, UK_Dinn_1.0 4_B_2L, whole genome shotgun sequence DNA:
- the LOC117780335 gene encoding restin homolog isoform X9 has protein sequence MSRESDDNLSSINSAYTDHNSTVLTANTEQFIIGQRVWVGGLRSGQIAYIGETHFAPGDWAGIVLDEPNGKNDGCVSGKRYFQCEPKRGIFSRLTRLTTYPLSGAMTPTSPLAKNSPERSRTGSPTASVRSSMMRSPGIGKNGLTVGDRVIVSSGFGSRPGILRYLGETQFAPGNWCGVELDEASGKNDGAVDGIRYFECKPKYGVFVPIAKVSLSPSTKKSRLSRTGSRESLTSIGTMNSIATTNTSRMRMNAQRKSSTPIRPIVTPTKSQFSMQQLLIEADRWRQLIARHSIRISDLRREFRGWSGKHERHCILHSVLTPLRIK, from the exons ATGAGTCGTGAAAGCGATGACAATTTGAGTTCGATCAATTCGGCGTACACAG ATCACAACAGCACCGTGCTGACAGCCAACACAGAGCAGTTTATAATTGGCCAACGAGTGTGGGTGGGCGGACTGCGTTCCGGCCAAATAGCCTACATTGGCGAGACACACTTTGCCCCCGGCGACTGGGCGGGCATTGTGCTCGATGAACCAAATG GCAAAAACGATGGCTGCGTCTCGGGCAAGCGTTACTTCCAGTGTGAGCCAAAGCGCGGCATCTTCTCGCGTCTCACACGTCTCACCACATATCCGCTATCGGGCGCCATGACCCCCACATCGCCCCTGGCCAAAAACTCTCCAGAACGTTCACGCACAGGGTCCCCAACAGCCAGCGTGCGTAGCTCCATGATGCGCAGCCCTGGCATTGGCA AGAATGGTCTGACGGTGGGCGATCGGGTGATTGTCTCCTCGGGCTTTGGCAGTCGACCGGGCATCTTGCGCTATTTGGGAGAGACACAGTTTGCTCCGGGCAACTGGTGTGGCGTTGAACTGGACGAGGCCAGCGGCAAAAATGATGGTGCCGTTGATGGCATTAG ATATTTTGAGTGCAAACCGAAGTACGGCGTATTTGTGCCAATTGCCAAGGTGTCGCTATCGCCATCCACAAAGAAGTCGCGTCTATCGCGCACCGGTTCACGCGAATCTTTAACCTCGATTGGCACCATGAACAGCATTGCCACAACAAATACGTCGCGCATGCGTATGAATGCTCAG CGCAAATCGAGCACGCCCATAAGGCCAATTGTTACGCCGACAAAAAGTCAATTTTCCATGcag CAACTGCTGATCGAGGCCGATCGCTGGAGGCAGCTGATAGCCCGCCATAGCATTCGTATATCTGATCTGCGACGCGAGTTCCGTGGCTGGTCGGGCAAACATGAGAGGCACTGTATACTTCACAGTGTCCTGACACCATTGCGCATCAAATAG
- the LOC117780335 gene encoding restin homolog isoform X8 produces MSRESDDNLSSINSAYTDHNSTVLTANTEQFIIGQRVWVGGLRSGQIAYIGETHFAPGDWAGIVLDEPNGKNDGCVSGKRYFQCEPKRGIFSRLTRLTTYPLSGAMTPTSPLAKNSPERSRTGSPTASVRSSMMRSPGIGKNGLTVGDRVIVSSGFGSRPGILRYLGETQFAPGNWCGVELDEASGKNDGAVDGIRYFECKPKYGVFVPIAKVSLSPSTKKSRLSRTGSRESLTSIGTMNSIATTNTSRMRMNAQRKSSTPIRPIVTPTKSQFSMQDLLREKQQHVEQLMVERDLDREDAQNQALQQQKNINEQLLIEADRWRQLIARHSIRISDLRREFRGWSGKHERHCILHSVLTPLRIK; encoded by the exons ATGAGTCGTGAAAGCGATGACAATTTGAGTTCGATCAATTCGGCGTACACAG ATCACAACAGCACCGTGCTGACAGCCAACACAGAGCAGTTTATAATTGGCCAACGAGTGTGGGTGGGCGGACTGCGTTCCGGCCAAATAGCCTACATTGGCGAGACACACTTTGCCCCCGGCGACTGGGCGGGCATTGTGCTCGATGAACCAAATG GCAAAAACGATGGCTGCGTCTCGGGCAAGCGTTACTTCCAGTGTGAGCCAAAGCGCGGCATCTTCTCGCGTCTCACACGTCTCACCACATATCCGCTATCGGGCGCCATGACCCCCACATCGCCCCTGGCCAAAAACTCTCCAGAACGTTCACGCACAGGGTCCCCAACAGCCAGCGTGCGTAGCTCCATGATGCGCAGCCCTGGCATTGGCA AGAATGGTCTGACGGTGGGCGATCGGGTGATTGTCTCCTCGGGCTTTGGCAGTCGACCGGGCATCTTGCGCTATTTGGGAGAGACACAGTTTGCTCCGGGCAACTGGTGTGGCGTTGAACTGGACGAGGCCAGCGGCAAAAATGATGGTGCCGTTGATGGCATTAG ATATTTTGAGTGCAAACCGAAGTACGGCGTATTTGTGCCAATTGCCAAGGTGTCGCTATCGCCATCCACAAAGAAGTCGCGTCTATCGCGCACCGGTTCACGCGAATCTTTAACCTCGATTGGCACCATGAACAGCATTGCCACAACAAATACGTCGCGCATGCGTATGAATGCTCAG CGCAAATCGAGCACGCCCATAAGGCCAATTGTTACGCCGACAAAAAGTCAATTTTCCATGcag GACTTGCTGCGCGAGAAGCAACAGCATGTGGAGCAGCTAATGGTGGAGCGGGATCTCGATCGCGAGGATGCACAGAATCAGGcgttgcagcagcaaaagaacATCAATGAG CAACTGCTGATCGAGGCCGATCGCTGGAGGCAGCTGATAGCCCGCCATAGCATTCGTATATCTGATCTGCGACGCGAGTTCCGTGGCTGGTCGGGCAAACATGAGAGGCACTGTATACTTCACAGTGTCCTGACACCATTGCGCATCAAATAG